In Sphaeramia orbicularis chromosome 5, fSphaOr1.1, whole genome shotgun sequence, a genomic segment contains:
- the nxph4 gene encoding neurexophilin-2, which produces MQVLGWSIVLFCQWILQKVQGLEKQVDFSDLGPVGSVMKTFPYGTVGGKTGGVVKNPYQTRVFSTSIDQTPMKTKPPTYSFFNPYDSARNQSLLLDQTGYRSKRKPSLKTAMKTKKIFGWGDFYFNVKTMKFSLLVTGKIVDHINGTFTVYFRHNSSSLGNVSVSIVPPTKVVEFEVLQQQPLHPHTQQDIQIQETQQSTIDPKEVKTFNCRVEYEKTNRSKKPKPCLYDPSQTCFTEHTQSHAAWLCAKPFKVICIFISFFSIDYKLVQKVCPDYNFQSEHPYFG; this is translated from the coding sequence GTCCAGGGGTTAGAGAAGCAGGTCGACTTCTCAGACCTAGGTCCAGTGGGGTCAGTGATGAAGACATTTCCATATGGCACAGTGGGAGGAAAAACAGGAGGAGTGGTTAAAAATCCGTATCAAACCCGCGTCTTTTCCACGTCCATTGATCAGACCCCCATGAAAACCAAGCCACCCACCTACAGTTTCTTCAACCCATATGACTCGGCCCGGAACCAGTCCCTGCTTCTGGATCAGACAGGCTACCGCTCCAAGCGCAAACCTTCACTAAAGACAGCCATGAAGACCAAGAAAATCTTTGGCTGGGGGGACTTCTACTTCAATGTCAAGACCATGAAGTTCAGCTTGTTGGTAACGGGGAAGATTGTGGACCACATCAACGGGACGTTCACCGTTTACTTCCGTCACAACTCCTCCAGCCTGGGTAACGTGTCGGTCAGCATTGTGCCACCGACCAAAGTGGTCGAGTTCGAGGTTCTGCAGCAACAGCCACTCCACCCCCACACCCAGCAGGATATCCAGATCCAGGAGACCCAACAGTCCACCATTGACCCCAAAGAGGTAAAGACCTTTAACTGCCGGGTGGAGTATGAGAAAACCAACAGGTCCAAGAAGCCCAAACCCTGCCTGTACGACCCGTCTCAGACCTGCTTCACGGAACACACCCAGTCCCATGCTGCCTGGCTCTGTGCCAAACCCTTCAAGGTGATCTGCATCTTCATCTCTTTCTTTAGCATCGACTACAAGCTGGTTCAGAAAGTGTGTCCGGACTACAACTTCCAAAGTGAGCACCCTTATTTTGGATAA